A region of the Candidatus Kuenenbacteria bacterium genome:
GGACAAGGAGTGTTTTTATAAAATTAAAAATCGGAAAATATGAATGCATTTAATAATGCGATGGAGCAATTGAAAAAATCCGCAGAACTGATCAATCTTGAGGCCAGCGTGTGGGAAAGATTGAAAAAACCGGAGAATATTTTACAAGTATCTTTACCAGTAAAAATGGATAGCGGGGAATTGAAAGTTTTTGAAGGCTATAGGGTGCAATACAATAATAGTCGCGGACCATATAAGGGGGGATTGCGTTTTCATCCGAAGACTGATTTGAATGAAGTGAAAGCCTTGGCTTTTTGGATGGCGATCAAGTGCGCGGTGGTGGGGGTTCCTTATGGCGGGGCCAAGGGTGGAATAACGGTGGACCCAAAAAAATTATCAGTGGGAGAATTGGAAAGATTGACTCGGGTCTTCACACAAAAATTGGCAAATTTTATTGGGCCAGAGAAAGATATCCCGGCCCCAGATGTTTATACCAATCCGCAAATCATGGCTTGGATGGTTGATGAATATTCAAAAATAAAAGGATATAATGTGCCGGGGTTAGTAACGGGTAAGCCGGTGGAAATCGGCGGGTCGCTCGGTCGCAATGAGGCGACAGGGCTCGGCGGATTTTTTGTGATGGAGCAACTGGCCAAGAAAATAAAATTAAACCCAAAAAAGACAACGGTCGCGATTCAGGGTTTTGGTAATGTAGGCTATAATTTGGCAGTGTTTTTGCACAAAGCAGGATATAAAATAATGGCGGTGTCTGATTCGCAAGGTGGGATCTGGAATAAAAATGGCCATGACATGGACCCAGAGGAAGTGATGAAAGCAAAAAAAGAAAAAGGGCAGATTGATGGTTGCTATTGTCGGGGTACGGTGTGTGATTGTTTGAATTTTGCCAAAATTGATAATGAAAAATTATTACAACTATCAGTAGATATTTTGGTACCAGCGGCTTTGGAAGGGGCGATCAATGAGAAAAATGTCGGTCGGGTAAAAGCGAAAATAGTTTTGGAGATGGCCAATGGTGGGATAACCCCGGAAGCAGAAGAAAAGTTAAACAAGAAGGGGGTTGTCGTAGTACCGGATGTGCTGGCCAATGCAGGTGGGGTGGCGGTGTCGTATTTTGAGTGGGTGCAAAATTTGCAGAATTATCATTGGAGTTTGGAGGAAGTCAATAAAAGATTGGAGAAAATCATGAGTGAGTCTTTTGATGAGGTGTGGCAGAGGAAAGAAAAATATCAGACTAATCTGCGTATGGGCGCATTTGCTTTGGCCCTGGAGAGGATTGGGGCGGCGATGAAAGTACGCGAATAATGAATAATGGGAAAACCCGGGCGAGAGCTCGGGTTTTATTGTTTATATTTGCCAAGCTCATAAAGGCCGATACTCGCGGCGATGGCGACGTTGAGGGATTCTTTTTGACCGAGCATGGGGATGGAGATGACAGCGTCGGCTTGGCTCAATATTTTTCTACTAATGCCCTTGACTTCGTTGCCGACGACGAGGGCGCAGGGTAACTGGGGTTTAAAAGTGGTGAGGTTTTTGGTTTTGGGACCAGTTTCTAGGGCATAGATTTTAACGCCTTGGCTCTTGAGCTTGGATACCAACAAGTGAGTTTGCCAGTGTTTTTCCCAAGGCACAAAATTTTCTGCGCCAAGAGAGACTTTTTCTATTTTCTGGTTGGGCGGAGCGGCAGTGTAGCCGCAGAGATAGATTTTGGTTACGCCAAAAACATCGGCCGACCTAAAGATGGAGCCAATATTAAAGAGACTTCTAATATTTTGGGCGATTAGGTAGAGCTCTTTTTTATTTTTCATTTATTTTAATTATAGTGTGGTTATGATAGAATTATAGTAAGATAATGGAATTGGTCAATAAATATGTTTAATTATCCAAATTATAAAATAGAAAAAGATCTTTGGAAGAAGGGCTTTGATTGTGTGGCGGGTTTGGATGAGGCGGGTCGGGGGGCTTGGGCAGGGCCGGTAGTGGCGGCGGCTGTGATTTTACCAAGAGATTTTAGGTTTAGAGGATTGAAAGACTCCAAGCTTTTGAGTCCGCAAAAAAGGGAAGAATTGTTTGTGGTGATAAACAAAAATGCTTTGGCTATAGGAGTGGGAATTGTTTCGGAAAAAATTATTGATAATGAGGGAATTATTGGGGCGACCAGAAAAGCCTTTTTGGAAGCAGTGGAAAAAATAAAAGAAACAGCGGATTATCTTTTGGTTGATGGAATAAAAATTTTTGAGCATCTAATCCCTAGTAGTTTTCATATAAAAGGTGACAGAAAGATTGCTTCGGTGGCAGCGGCTAGTGTCGTGGCTAAGGTGACAAGGGATCATATTATGAAAGATTATCATCAACGGTATCCTCATTATAGTTTTGATCAGCATAAAGGATATGGGACGGCCGAACATGCTGGATTTTTGGAACAACATGGCTGGTGTGATATTCATCGCAAGAGTTTTCGGCCGGTGGCAGAAAAGGGATATCGGCATTTCGAAGAAGATTAGATTCATTTGATTTTTTGGTCGTTTTTTTATATAATAGGAAAGTAAAATAAATTTAAAAATATGGAAGACAAAATATTCCCGGGGGGCAGGGAGCTTTTGGACGCCCATGATTTATTGATAAATCAACTGGGTATTAGCTATGGTTCAAAGGTGGCTGATTTGGGTTGTGGCACGACTGGCTATTTTGCTTTTCAGGCGGCTCAGGTGGCTGGTGATACGGGCATGGTTTATGTGGTTGATATTCAAAAATTGATTTTGAAAAATATAGAGAATAGGGCAAAAATGCTTGGGCTTGGGAACATAAAGACTGTTTGGTCAAATCTTGAGAACTATGGGGCGACAGAAATTAATGATGGCTCTGTAGATTATGCTTTTTTGATTAATGTTTTATTTCAGAATAAAAAACCGGAGACTATTTTGAGAGAGGCGGCGAGACTCCTGAAGCGGGGTGGAAAAATTTTGGTGGTTGATTGGAAGAGTGGAAGGTTTCCTTTTGGGCCCACAAGTGAAGCAAAGGTTTTGCCAGAAAGAGTGCGGGAACTGGCTTTGGGCGCCGGCTTGAAAGAAATAAAAGAAATAAATGCTGGAAAATTTCATTACGGATTAATTTTTGAAAAAATATAATATGACAAATTTATTAACCTTGGTTTATTGGTTTGATTTTACTCCAGAGCCATGGCTCGGTGGGGTATTTAGAGTTTTGACGGTGATTTTTTGTTTAATAGTGATTGTTGGTTTGGTGTCTGGATTGTTTGTAAACAAAAACAAAGAAGACAATTTAAAGAGAAAGTTTTGGGACAAGGTGCGCACTTGGGGGCTATTGATAGGTTTTTTGGGGTTATTTTTGATATTTGCTAGGCAGCAGGGTATAGGATTTTTGGGGATGCCATTTTTGTTTTTAGCTTTATGCATTTGGGCTATCTGGTGGGCTTATAAAATTTTTAGGTATTTGATAAAGATAGTGCCAGAGAGGCGGGAAGAGCAAAAGAAAAAAGAGGAGATGAAAAAATATTTATAAAAGGTATGAATAATCGCGAGAAGGGCAGGAGGGGTGAAGAGTTGGCAGAAAAATATTTACAGGAAAATAATTATAAAGTTGTAGAAAAAAATTATTATACACGCTGGGGTGAGATAGACATCATAGCGAGAGATAGAAAAACTGAAGAACTGGTTTTTGTGGAGGTAAAAATGAGGAATTCCGTGGCTTGTGGTTTACCAGAGGAATCAGTGACGGAGGGCAAGCTAGAGAAATTGGAGATGACGGCAGAAGTTTATCGTCAGGAGAAGGCAGAGGATGGGCGCTATCGTTTTGACTGCCTAGCGATAGAGGGAAGGGGAAATAATAAAGATTTTAGAATAACACATTATAAAAATATTGGTTTAAGCTAGTATATGGGTCAGGATTTTTTTGGACAAAGGAGATTTGTGTTGGGGACATTGGATCGCTTTGAGGGAGAGCAGGCTGTTTTGAAAATGGAAGATGGGCAGACAATAAATTGGCCAAAAGGAGATTTGCCGGGCGATGCTGTCGAAGGAGCGGCGGTAAAAATATTTTTGACTACGGCCAGGACAGAAGAAGAAGAAAGAGAGCGCACAGCCAAGGCGGTTTTGAATGAGTTATTAAAGACAGAATAATATTATGGCAAAAGAGGGGGAGAATATAAGCAGTAAAATTATTTTTAAATGGCTACTGATAACGGCCGTTTTTTTGATAGTGGCAGTGGTTTTGGTTGGCGGTCTCCAGGTTTATGGCTATTTTTATAAGGATAAAATTTATCCTGGGGTAATAGTGGGGCGGTTAGAACTTGGTGGTAAAACAAGAGAACAGGCTCGAGTTTTACTACAAGCGCAAATTGATAAGTTGGCAGAAGAGGGTCAATCATTTGAATATTTAGATAATAAGTTTCAAGTCAATCCAGTGGTTTATGGCGGGGCAGAGAGCGGGGTGGCCTATGAGCTGTGGAGTTATGATTTGGAGAGGACTATTAGCGGGGCTTATGGTTGGGGTAGGGGGAAGAATTTTTGGCAGGGGATGACAGAAAAAATAAGAACATTTTTCGGTAAAAATAAAGTAGAGGCAGAATATAAAATAAACAGTGAGGGCTTGATACAAATATTAAAGAAAGAGTTTGGCAAGTGGGAGATGCCGGGTAATAATGCCAAGATATTTTTTGATAATGGTGTGGTTAAGATTGAAAAAGAAAAGGAAGGAAGGGTTTTTGATTATAGTAAAGCGTTAATTTCATTGGGAAAAAATTTGGGAGAAGCAAAGACTGGCGCGGTAAAGTTGGAGCTGGTGGCTGAGGTGCCATCTATAAACACACAGGAAGCGGAAATGTTTTTGGGCCAAGTGGATGTTGTGGTTGATTCGGCGCCCGTTGTTTTGTATTTAGATAATGGTCAAGAAGAAACAAAAGAATGGAAGATAAAAAAACAGGAAATTCAGGAGTGGCTAGAGCTAAAGAAAAATCAAGCGCGGGGCGTCCATCTTGGATTTAATGATGACTTGGTAAAAGGAAGACTGAAAAAGATAGCAGAGGAAATTGACCGGCCGGCGAAGGAAGCGAGATTTTTGGTGGCTGGTGATAGGGTCCAAGAATTTCAAAATTCTCAAGATGGGGAGATATTGGATATAGAAAACACAACAAAAGAAATAGAAAATAAATTTTTTGGAGACAAAAATACAAGGGTGGCTTTGGTTATGAAAATTGATAAGGCAAAAATAGATAACGAGAGTGTAAATAATTTGGGGATAAAAGAGTTGATAGGCAGTGGGGCGTCTGATTTTAGTGGATCGCCGGTAAACAGGAGACACAATATCAGTGTAGGGGCCGGATCTTTAAATGGCATATTGATAAAACCAGAGGAAGAATTTTCTTTGCTTAGTGCCCTTGGCGAGATAAATGCAGAGAGCGGCTATAAGCCCGAATTGGTGATAAAAGAAGGTAAAACTATACCAGAGTTTGGTGGGGGGTTGTGCCAAATCGGAACTACTTTATTTCGTTTGGCTATTAATACTGGTTTACCCATCACTGAAAGGCGCAACCATTCTTATCGGGTGTCATATTATGAACCAGCTGGAACAGACGCGACGATTTATGACCCTTGGCCGGATTTTAAGTTTATCAACGATACAGGAAATTATTTATTATTGCAGACAAAAGTAGACGGCAATAAATTGTTTTTTGATTTTTGGGGGACACGCGACGGGAGAAGCGTGGCAACAACCAGCCCGGTGATTTATAATATTGTGAAACCAGGGGAAACAAAAATAATTGAGAGCGAGGATCTGAAGCCGGGAGAAAAGAAGTGCACAGAAAAACCGCATAATGGCGCCGATGCTTATTTTAAAAGAAATATTACTTGGCCAGAGGGAATTGGCAAGGAAAATAGTGAAGAGACCTTTAGGTCTCATTATGTGCCGTGGAGCGAGGTGTGTCTAGTTGGTAAGGCAGCGACGAGTACAGCGGAGATAATAGAAGCACAGTAGAAATAGGTGGAGATAAATAGAAATAAATATAAAAACTAAAACACCCCGCACAGGCGCGTGGTGTTTTTAAATCTTTTGAAATATAAAGCTAGAGATATAATTTTTTAATTTGGTTCAAAAATAATTTTATTTGCTGTATAGCTTGCCTGTTTTCTCTGTTGGAAATTATAAATAAATTATCTAGAATTTTCTCTAGGGTTTTGGTAGAATTTTTGGGGGTAACTTTTTTAATTTTGGGGAATGACTTTTGGCGCAAATCATTATATATTTCCACGAGAAAATCTAAGAACTTATTATCATTTTTGCGGATAATTTTTTTTATACCGTTGAAGGTCATACAAATGATGAACTTAACTCGGTCTTGAATATCGCGTGTTTCTCTTTTGGTTTCATAAATCATTTTACCCTTGGGAATTTTTAGATTTTTTTTATTAAAAAGTATTTTGGATTTACCCCAGAGGCGGGCGCTGTTTTTTGGTGATAAATAAAGATCAACATGAATTGGCCCAGCGCTGGTTTGGAATAATAAGTAGGCGTATGTTCCCCCGAGCGGATAATTTTGTTGAGCCTCGTGATAAATTATAATTTTACCGATTTTTTTGTAGAGTTTGAGCCGTTGAGCTATTATTTTCTTAATTTTTTGATCAGAAAAAGTGGCCCAAAAATCTATATCGCTAAATTCATCTGATGAGCCACGAGCAAGCGAGCCAAAAATGTGACCCTCTAGAGCAATAGCGGAGAAGATGGTTATTAGTTTTTTAAAAATTTTATTTTTTTCTTTTTGCCTTGCGTTTTGGAAGGCGGTGATATTATTTGACCAAGCCAGGGCTTTCTTTTTTATAGTAGCCATCAGTTTATATTTTTGAGCGCTGTATTTTTGGTAATAGTTGGGAAATTTTTTAAATAAGGAAAATTTAAGGACGCTATACTTTTTGGTGTCTAATGGATGTGAGCGAAGATAATCTCTCGTGGCGAGCATTTGTTTTATTTCTGGGTGATTGACTGGATAAAAATGGGCGATGAAACGCCTTTGTCCGTTAACGTACTTTTCTAAAAGGCGAGTACCAGGATCATTTTTCGCGCCAAGTGATTGATAGCCAATTTTTTCCATAAGGATAAGCTGGGAGTCGATTTGGGAAACATTTTTGACAATAAACAACATATCAATAGTTGGTTTTCCGGCCAGACCGGGGACCGAGGTACTGCCAATATGGTGACTTTTTAAAATAGCATGTTTAAAAATGAGCTTGATGTTATCACTTTCTTCTTTGAACCAGATAGGCCAAGATGGCTGGTAGGGAACCACGGTATAATTTTTGATGGTCATGGAGATTAAATAATACTTAATTTAAGAGATGACAGGATTGGTGAATTTTAATAAATATCGTCTTTAGATTAATTTTACTGCAATTAATCTAAAATTAAAACCCCGTCTTTGGTGAAAGGCGGGGTTGAAATCCCTAATTACTCCAAGAGAAGAAAATCCTTATAAGGGCAATCCGAGTCGAAACCAGGATTATCCTTAAAAGAGATCCCCATGCTCGTCGTCTCTTGGAGAAATTAAGGATTGGTTAGTTTTAAAGCGTCTAGCTAGCATATCATAAGGACCAAAACTTGTCAAGGCGGGGGTAATCTGGTAGAGTAGATTTATAAGATTAACTAAGAAAATATGCCTAATAATAGGAAAAATGGAGGGAAAAAGTTTTTGATGGGAGGGGGTCTTTTTTGGGATTTAACCTCAAAGAAAGAGCAGGGGGTGGCCGAGAGCCTGGGTGATGAATATAAGAAATTTTTGAAAGTTTGTAGGACAGAGAAGCAGACTATCAGAGAGGTAGAAAGACTGGCAAAGCAGAGGGGGTTTGTACGAGGTGATTTAAACAGTGGATTGGCAAAAGGCAAAGATAAATTGATTTTTATAAACCGAGACAAGAGCGCTGTTTTGATAAATTTTGGTAAAGGCGATTTAATGGCTGGGGCCAATTTTTTGGTGGCGCACACGGATTCACCACGAATGGACCTGAAGGTAAAACCGCTTTATGAGGATGGGGGTATTGCCTATTTTAAACCAAATTATTATGGTGGCATAAAAAAATATCATTGGCCAGTAACGCCTTTGGCAATGCAAGGAACAGTGGTTTTGAAAAATGGACAAGAGATAGAGATCGATATTGGCTTAAAGGAAAATGATCCAGTGTTTGTGATTTCTGATTTATTGCCGCACCTAGATCACGAGAGGATGGATAAGCCTCTGGGTAAGGCGATCGATGCGGAGGAACTCAATATTATTGTGGGGACAAAACCAGTAGCAGACAAAAAGGCCAAAGAGAGGGTAAAAATGGCAGCATTAGAATGGCTCAATAAAAATTATCAAATAGGCGAAGAGGAGTTATTTGCGGCAGATATCAGATTCGTGCCGGCTTACAGCCCGAGAGATGTTGGTTTTGATCGGGGCCTTATAGCGAGCTATGGGCAAGATGATCGAGTATGTGTGTTTGCGGCCCTGGAAGCATTTTTGGAGACAAAAAACAAAAGGGTTAGTGTTTTGTATTTGGTGGACAAGGAAGAGACAGGTAGTATTGGGGCGACTAGTGCCGAATCAATGTTTTTGGAAAACGTGATTAGCTGGCTAATAGAACAAAGAGGAATAAAAATAAATATTTATGATTTTTATAGAAAGTCGAGAGGCATCTCGGCTGACGTAACTGCGGCCTATGACCCGGACTATAAACAGGCATATGATCTCAATAATGTGGCGCACCTGGGCCACGGGGTAGTAATAGAGAAATATTTGGGACACCGAGGCAAATCTTATACTATGGAAGCAGAACCATTTTTTATTAGAGAGATTATAACTTTATTTAATAAAAATAAAGTGGTTTGGCAGACAGGGCACCTGGGTAAGGCAGAAGCTGGTGGGGGTGGATCGATCGCCGGGTATTTGGCCAATCGTAATATGGAAATGGTAGATATTGGGGTGCCACTTCTGAACATGCATGCGCCGTATGAACTTTCTAGTAAGGCGGATATATATTCAGCTTATAAAGGTTATAAAGCGTTTTTGGAAAATTAATTATGGCAGAAGAAAGGATAACAACACCAGAAGAAAAAGAAGAAGATCAGGGTTTTGATTTGACACTAAGGCCGAGAAGTCTAGATGAATTTATCGGGCAGGGACAGATCAAGTCAAATTTGAAAATTTTTATTGAGGCGGCTCGGCAGCGAGGCGAGGCCTTGGAGCATGTGCTTTTTTATGGAGCGCCGGGTCTGGGCAAGACAACTCTGTCACATATCATTGCCAGAGAGATGGATGTGAATATAAAGGTGACAAGTGGGCCAGCGATTGAAAAGGCTGGAGATTTGGCCGCAATTTTGACCAACCTAGAGAGAGGCGATGTCCTTTTTATTGATGAGATACATAGATTGAATAGGAGTATTGAAGAAATTCTTTATCCGGCGATGGAAGATTATGCCTTGGATATTATTATTGGCAAGGGGCCATCAGCTAGGACATTGAAATTGGATTTACCACATTTTACTTTGGTCGGGGCAACAACCAGATTGAGTTTGTTGTCTTCACCCCTTCGTGATCGGTTTGGTAATATTTTTAGAATTGATTTTTATAAGCCAGAGGAAATACATAAAGTGGTAGAGAGGTCGGCAAAGATATTGGGAGTTGATATAGAAAATGAGGCGGCAGGAGAGATATCTAGGCGTGCTCGTTCTACGCCGAGAATTGCCAATAGGCTTTTGAAGAGAGTCCGGGATTTTGCCCAAGTCAAAGGGAATGATAAAATTAATAAAGAGGTGAGTGATGAGGCGTTGAAGATGCTCGATATCGATATGCTTGGACTGGACGAGATCGATAGGAGAGTGTTGAAAGTAATTATTGAAAAATATAATGGAGGCCCGGTGGGACTCGGTACAATTGCGGCGGCGACGAATGAAGAAATAGCTACGATAGAGGAAATTTATGAACCGTTTTTGTTGCAACAGGGATTTTTGATGCGGACACCACGAGGGCGGGTAGCGACCAAAAGTGCTTATGAGCATCTGGGTTTTAAGCCGCCAGAAGAGACTAAATTATTTTAACTCCTACAAATCTACAAATATTTTACAAATATACAAATAATATTTAAGAACATATTTAGATGGGGATACCACTTTTCATCATATTAATATTATATCTTTTGTTGGCGGCGTGTTTTGTGCTTTTTTCTTTGTTTTTGGTTTATCATGCTTTGCGTTTTGGGGTAGCGACAATTTCCAATGTTTTGGTAATGATAATTTATATTGTGGTATCTGCGGTGATACTCGTATCTGCCTATTCTTTTATTGTGTCAGTTGATTGGATGCAGACTATTCAAATATTATAATTTTTTTAAGTTTATTTTACCTTTTTTGCGAAGGGCGGGGGTAAATTCCGTATTGTTGGTGGAGGATGCGGGATCTTTCGCTTCGCTCAGGATAAATTATTTGCAAAATTATGTTTAGCTTGAAGTATATACCGCACAGAGAACCAGACGAAAAAGTGGTTTTTGTATTGCATAGGCACAAATTTGTTTTTGGGGTCGTGGCTCTGGCTTTTTTGATTTTGGCCATTTTGCCATTTTTTATTTATTTTTTAATTAGCAAAGAAATGCCCCAGGCTTTAGAGAGCCAGTTTTGGTCAATATTTTTGAAATTATTACTATTTCTGTTTTATATGTTTTGGTGGATGTTGTTTTATTATGCTTTTTTGGATTATTACCTAGATGTTTGGATGGTGACAAATTATAGGGTAATTGGCGTGGAGCAGCGAGGGCTTTTTCATCGAGTGGTGGCTGAATACAAACTTTTTCGCATTCAGGATGTTTTGGCGGAGCAAAAAGGATTTTTCCCAACGGTGATTGATTATGGTAATGTGCATATTCAAACAGCCGGAGAACAGGAAGTGGTGAACTTTAAACAAGTACCCAATCCCAATCATGTGGCGAGAGAGTTGATACGGCTTATAGAATTCAATAAAAAGAAATTAGCCGCCAAAGAATTAAAAGATGAAGTTAAAACTATTTGATTACAATTTACCAAATGAATTGATAGCCCAAAAACAAATGAAGCCGCGAGATATTTCGCGGCTCATGGTTATTAATAAGGCTAGTCGGCAAATAAGGCATGATTATTTTTTTAATTTGGACAAATATTTAAAAGAAGGGGATGTATTGGTCTTTAATAATAGTAAGGTTTTCCCGGCGAGGATCAGATTTGGCGGTAGAGAAATATTTTTACTTAAAGAATTGAGAGGTGGAAAATGGGAAGTGATGGGAAGAAATTTAAGATTTATGATTTATGATTTAGGATTTAAGAGTAATGTTTTAAAATGTGAGATATTAAAAAAAATGGATAGTGGCAATTATATAGTCAGATTTAATTTGCAAGGGAAAAAATTCAGAGAGTGGTTAGAGAAATACGGAGAGACGCCCTTGCCACCGTATATAAAGACCAAGGATTCGGCGCAGATACGGAAAGATTATCAGACTGTTTTTGCGAAGAGTGAAGGGTCAGTGGCAGCGCCGACAGCGGGGTTACATTTTACCAAAAGAGTTTTTGGAA
Encoded here:
- a CDS encoding Glu/Leu/Phe/Val dehydrogenase; its protein translation is MNAFNNAMEQLKKSAELINLEASVWERLKKPENILQVSLPVKMDSGELKVFEGYRVQYNNSRGPYKGGLRFHPKTDLNEVKALAFWMAIKCAVVGVPYGGAKGGITVDPKKLSVGELERLTRVFTQKLANFIGPEKDIPAPDVYTNPQIMAWMVDEYSKIKGYNVPGLVTGKPVEIGGSLGRNEATGLGGFFVMEQLAKKIKLNPKKTTVAIQGFGNVGYNLAVFLHKAGYKIMAVSDSQGGIWNKNGHDMDPEEVMKAKKEKGQIDGCYCRGTVCDCLNFAKIDNEKLLQLSVDILVPAALEGAINEKNVGRVKAKIVLEMANGGITPEAEEKLNKKGVVVVPDVLANAGGVAVSYFEWVQNLQNYHWSLEEVNKRLEKIMSESFDEVWQRKEKYQTNLRMGAFALALERIGAAMKVRE
- a CDS encoding ribonuclease HII, which codes for MFNYPNYKIEKDLWKKGFDCVAGLDEAGRGAWAGPVVAAAVILPRDFRFRGLKDSKLLSPQKREELFVVINKNALAIGVGIVSEKIIDNEGIIGATRKAFLEAVEKIKETADYLLVDGIKIFEHLIPSSFHIKGDRKIASVAAASVVAKVTRDHIMKDYHQRYPHYSFDQHKGYGTAEHAGFLEQHGWCDIHRKSFRPVAEKGYRHFEED
- the ruvB gene encoding Holliday junction branch migration DNA helicase RuvB, with the translated sequence MAEERITTPEEKEEDQGFDLTLRPRSLDEFIGQGQIKSNLKIFIEAARQRGEALEHVLFYGAPGLGKTTLSHIIAREMDVNIKVTSGPAIEKAGDLAAILTNLERGDVLFIDEIHRLNRSIEEILYPAMEDYALDIIIGKGPSARTLKLDLPHFTLVGATTRLSLLSSPLRDRFGNIFRIDFYKPEEIHKVVERSAKILGVDIENEAAGEISRRARSTPRIANRLLKRVRDFAQVKGNDKINKEVSDEALKMLDIDMLGLDEIDRRVLKVIIEKYNGGPVGLGTIAAATNEEIATIEEIYEPFLLQQGFLMRTPRGRVATKSAYEHLGFKPPEETKLF
- the queA gene encoding tRNA preQ1(34) S-adenosylmethionine ribosyltransferase-isomerase QueA, whose product is MKLKLFDYNLPNELIAQKQMKPRDISRLMVINKASRQIRHDYFFNLDKYLKEGDVLVFNNSKVFPARIRFGGREIFLLKELRGGKWEVMGRNLRFMIYDLGFKSNVLKCEILKKMDSGNYIVRFNLQGKKFREWLEKYGETPLPPYIKTKDSAQIRKDYQTVFAKSEGSVAAPTAGLHFTKRVFGKLEKKGIKIEFVTLHVGAGTFQTVKTENIEEHKLHEEWAGIDKITAGRLSRYKKEGRRIIAVGTTSCRALEALVDKEGRLKPAKREVNIFIYPGYKFKFVDGLITNFHLPKSSLLMLVSALAGRKFILEVYKKAIQKKYRFYSFGDGMFIR
- a CDS encoding aminopeptidase; translation: MPNNRKNGGKKFLMGGGLFWDLTSKKEQGVAESLGDEYKKFLKVCRTEKQTIREVERLAKQRGFVRGDLNSGLAKGKDKLIFINRDKSAVLINFGKGDLMAGANFLVAHTDSPRMDLKVKPLYEDGGIAYFKPNYYGGIKKYHWPVTPLAMQGTVVLKNGQEIEIDIGLKENDPVFVISDLLPHLDHERMDKPLGKAIDAEELNIIVGTKPVADKKAKERVKMAALEWLNKNYQIGEEELFAADIRFVPAYSPRDVGFDRGLIASYGQDDRVCVFAALEAFLETKNKRVSVLYLVDKEETGSIGATSAESMFLENVISWLIEQRGIKINIYDFYRKSRGISADVTAAYDPDYKQAYDLNNVAHLGHGVVIEKYLGHRGKSYTMEAEPFFIREIITLFNKNKVVWQTGHLGKAEAGGGGSIAGYLANRNMEMVDIGVPLLNMHAPYELSSKADIYSAYKGYKAFLEN
- a CDS encoding PH domain-containing protein, giving the protein MFSLKYIPHREPDEKVVFVLHRHKFVFGVVALAFLILAILPFFIYFLISKEMPQALESQFWSIFLKLLLFLFYMFWWMLFYYAFLDYYLDVWMVTNYRVIGVEQRGLFHRVVAEYKLFRIQDVLAEQKGFFPTVIDYGNVHIQTAGEQEVVNFKQVPNPNHVARELIRLIEFNKKKLAAKELKDEVKTI
- a CDS encoding DUF3006 domain-containing protein encodes the protein MGQDFFGQRRFVLGTLDRFEGEQAVLKMEDGQTINWPKGDLPGDAVEGAAVKIFLTTARTEEEERERTAKAVLNELLKTE
- a CDS encoding RNA methyltransferase, with product MKNKKELYLIAQNIRSLFNIGSIFRSADVFGVTKIYLCGYTAAPPNQKIEKVSLGAENFVPWEKHWQTHLLVSKLKSQGVKIYALETGPKTKNLTTFKPQLPCALVVGNEVKGISRKILSQADAVISIPMLGQKESLNVAIAASIGLYELGKYKQ
- a CDS encoding YraN family protein, with amino-acid sequence MNNREKGRRGEELAEKYLQENNYKVVEKNYYTRWGEIDIIARDRKTEELVFVEVKMRNSVACGLPEESVTEGKLEKLEMTAEVYRQEKAEDGRYRFDCLAIEGRGNNKDFRITHYKNIGLS
- a CDS encoding class I SAM-dependent methyltransferase, whose amino-acid sequence is MEDKIFPGGRELLDAHDLLINQLGISYGSKVADLGCGTTGYFAFQAAQVAGDTGMVYVVDIQKLILKNIENRAKMLGLGNIKTVWSNLENYGATEINDGSVDYAFLINVLFQNKKPETILREAARLLKRGGKILVVDWKSGRFPFGPTSEAKVLPERVRELALGAGLKEIKEINAGKFHYGLIFEKI
- a CDS encoding GrpB family protein; amino-acid sequence: MTIKNYTVVPYQPSWPIWFKEESDNIKLIFKHAILKSHHIGSTSVPGLAGKPTIDMLFIVKNVSQIDSQLILMEKIGYQSLGAKNDPGTRLLEKYVNGQRRFIAHFYPVNHPEIKQMLATRDYLRSHPLDTKKYSVLKFSLFKKFPNYYQKYSAQKYKLMATIKKKALAWSNNITAFQNARQKEKNKIFKKLITIFSAIALEGHIFGSLARGSSDEFSDIDFWATFSDQKIKKIIAQRLKLYKKIGKIIIYHEAQQNYPLGGTYAYLLFQTSAGPIHVDLYLSPKNSARLWGKSKILFNKKNLKIPKGKMIYETKRETRDIQDRVKFIICMTFNGIKKIIRKNDNKFLDFLVEIYNDLRQKSFPKIKKVTPKNSTKTLEKILDNLFIISNRENRQAIQQIKLFLNQIKKLYL